One stretch of Rhizoctonia solani chromosome 8, complete sequence DNA includes these proteins:
- a CDS encoding carbamoyl-phosphate synthase: protein MIPTSKKVTANVLRQASTSIARKSTLATLVTEPTRGTTNVIGRVRLNQHNYAAPRAVNQDRVGTSRNFASVQPQCSIKKPGAAKPLFNKILIANRGEIACRVIRTARKLGVKTVAAYSEVDRDALHVKMADEAYCIGPAPSSESYLRMDKIIDVAKRSGAQAIHPGYGFLSENAIFAQQLADAGLTFIGPPASAIISMASKSESKDIMTRAGVPCVPGYHGSDQAPAKLLSEAKSIGFPVLIKAVLGGGGKGMKIAYSASEFEEALVSAQREAAKSFGDSRVLVEKYIERPRHVEVQVFGDTKGDVVSLWERDCSVQRRHQKIIEEAPAPGLSEDVRRDLGEKAVAAAKAVGYVGAGTVEFIFDNDTQQFYFMEMNTRLQVEHPITEMITKQDLVQWQLEVASGNPLPLKQHEIPQVGHAFEARIYAENPRNNFMPDVGPLLHLTTPAPSESVRLEDGFEAGSHIEVFYDPLIAKLVVHGRDRTEALRVLRKALEEYHVVGLSTNIEFLHTLASHSAFVRAEVETGFIKKYHDELFPPIAEPVPDLLAQAALFVVLRDQPTVSEAAASPWTTLSSRRFGGDLHQRRITFQHESLGEAPLEAIVSSVAPGNFKVQIITPTTTRTFENVSARIAASSSTRLECTLDNALRRTTIVPQAPPGIGLNAAAERLHIFHGGVKTVLSIPPPKWLLSLGNDLAKSVGGGSIRAPMPSVVVEVKVQVGDSVKKGDAVVILESMKTETVLRASVDGTVQNVGCTAGEMVEEGRELVGIQAEVVE from the exons ATGATCCCAACGAGCAAGAAAGTAACTGCGAATGTTTTGCGACAAGCTTCGACCTCAATTGCGAGGAAGTCTACATTAGCTACCTTGGTCACTGAACCGACGCGGGGCACCACAAACGTCATTGGACGAGTGCGTCTCAATCAGCACAACTATGCTGCACCCAGAGCCGTAAACCAAGATAGAGTTGGGACTAGCCGTAATTTCGCGTCTG TTCAGCCTCAGTGTAGCATAAAAAAGCCGGGGGCAGCGAAGCCTTTATTCAACAAGATTTTGATTGCTAATCG GGGAGAGATAGCATGTCGAGTTATCCGAACTGCACGGAAGCTTGGAGTGAAAACTGTGGCTGCATACAGTGAGGTCGATCGAGATGCCTTGCATGTAAAGATG GCCGATGAGGCCTACTGCATTGGGCCTGCGCCTTCGTCAGAAAGCTACCTGCGGATGGACAAGATTATTGATGTTGCAAAGCGTAGTGGAGCTCAAGCGATTCACCCAGG ATATGGATTTCTGTCCGAAAACGCCATTTTCGCTCAACAGCTTGCGGATGCTGGATTGACCTTCATCGGGCCTCCCGCCTCGGCGATAATTTCAATGGCGTCCAAGTCTGAATCGAAGGATATCATGACACGAGCGGGAGTTCCCTGTGTGCCCGGTTATCATGGATCGGATCAGGCTCCAGCCAAACTTCTTTCAGAGGCTAAGAGTATAGGCTTCCCTGTCCTTATCAAGGCCGTTCTTGGAGGTGGAGGAAAGGGTATGAAGATCGCGTACTCGGCTTCCGAGTTCGAAGAGGCTCTTGTATCGGCTCAACGCGAAGCCGCCAAATCATTTGGCGATTCCAGGGTTTTGGTCGAAAAGTACATTGAACGACCCCGCCATGTAGAAGTACAAGTTTTCGGCGACACTAAAGGTGATGTCGTGAGTCTTTGGGAGCGTGACTGCTCCGTACAGAGAAGGCACCAAAAGATCATCGAAGAAGCACCTGCACCTGGTCTCAGCGAAGATGTGCGTCGCGACTTGGGTGAAAAGGCTGTTGCTGCGGCAAAGGCCGTTGGATACGTCGGCGCGGGCACT GTCGAGTTCATCTTTGATAATGATACTCAGCAGTTTTACTTTATGGAGATGAACACGCGGTTGCAGGTAGAG CACCCGATTACTGAAATGATCACTAAACAAGATTTGGTCCAATGGCAACTTGAG GTCGCTTCAGGGAACCCACTTCCCCTCAAGCAGCACGAAATCCCTCAGGTTGGGCATGCCTTTGAAGCACG catatatgcggAGAATCCACGAAACAACTTCATGCCAGATGTTGGTCCCCTCCTCCATTTGACCACACCTGCCCCATCAGAGTCCGTGCGTCTTGAAGACGGTTTCGAGGCTGGTTCGCACATTGAGGTTTTCTACGACCCATTGATTGCCAAACTGGTCGTACACGGTCGCGATCGCACCGAAGCTTTACGTGTGCTGCGCAAAGCATTAGAAGAATACCATGTTGTCGGATTGAGCACCAACATCGAGTTTTTGCATACACTTGCCAGCCACAGTGCGTTTGTTCGGGCAGAAGTTGAGACCGGGTTTATCAAA AAATACCACGACGAATTGTTCCCGCCTATAGCAGAGCCAGTGCCTGACTTACTCGCACAAGCAGCGCTATTTGTCGTATTGCGGGACCAGCCCACCGTTTCAGAAGCTGCTGCGTCCCCTTGGACCACTCTTTCCTCTCGTCGTTTTGGTGGAGACCTTCATCAGCGACGAATCACATTCCAACACGAAAGTCTTGGTGAAGCACCCCTGGAGGCTATCGTCTCCTCTGTCGCCCCAGGCAACTTCAAAGTCCAGATTATAACACCCACTACGACTCGGACGTTTGAAAATGTTTCTGCGCGGATTGCAGCCAGTAGCTCGACTCGCTTAGAATGCACTCTTGACAATGCATTGCGACGTACTACGATTGTCCCCCAAGCCCCACCTGGGATTGGACTGAATGCTGCCGCGGAGCGTCTGCATATCTTCCATGGAGGCGTGAAAACAGTGCTTAGTATTCCTCCGCCCAAATGGCTGCTATCGCTCGGTAATGATCTTGCAAAGAGCGTTGGAGGAGGTTCGATTCGGGCGCCCATGCCTAGCGTCGTGGTGGAAGTCAAAGTTCAAGTAGGAGATTCTGTGAAGAAGGGTGACGCCGTAGTTATATTGGAGAGTATGAAGACAGAGACTGTATTGCGTGCTTCTGTCGATGGGACAGTGCAGAACGTTGGCTGCACAGCCGGAGAGATGGTCGAAGAAGGTCGGGAATTGGTTGGAATTCAAGCAGAAGTGGTCGAGTGA
- a CDS encoding DnaJ domain protein, with amino-acid sequence MDLSDHYAVLGLSKDATPGEIRQSYRTALLRVHPDKQGQTRQESDSAGVAIIQIQDAYRTLSDPGLRVEYDQFLKQGRGRVTLTKVAQRPANEISLDEFTEELSGGDGGSSRWVHPCRCGNQFVIVEEELEKGVHYIGCAGCSEMVWVGYEAVDVMSDDETGGPVNLS; translated from the coding sequence ATGGATTTGAGCGACCATTACGCTGTATTAGGACTTTCGAAAGATGCTACGCCCGGGGAAATTCGCCAGTCTTACCGCACAGCACTCTTGAGGGTGCACCCAGACAAACAAGGACAGACTCGCCAAGAGTCTGATTCGGCAGGAGTCGCAATAATACAAATACAAGACGCGTACCGCACCTTGTCAGACCCGGGGCTCCGTGTAGAATATGATCAATTTTTGAAACAGGGAAGGGGGCGCGTTACATTGACTAAGGTGGCTCAGAGACCGGCAAATGAGATCTCTCTGGACGAATTTACGGAGGAGTTATCTGGGGGCGACGGAGGGTCATCCAGATGGGTGCACCCATGCCGATGTGGTAATCAATTTGTGATCGTGGAGGAAGAACTCGAAAAAGGAGTACATTATATAGGGTGTGCTGGCTGCTCTGAAATGGTTTGGGTCGGCTACGAGGCAGTTGATGTTATGTCGGACGATGAAACTGGTGGACCTGTCAATTTATCATAA
- a CDS encoding DEAD/DEAH box helicase, with protein MSSLAQAPSFAGSWSKLNPQLTPWIQDVISSQGFSQMTPVQASAIPLFMKHKDVVVEVCTIKDPLSWLKPAKAVTGSGKTLAFVVPIIEKLIRRGTPLRKNEVGALVISPTRELAAQIHSIFQLFLEAQPPPPQPENVHPDDPALAPTYPPSLLLVSGTDSTPAQDTQRFSDTSADIVIGTPGRIEEFLLGRGSNRVSVKELEVLVLDEADRLLDLGFLGSITKILRHLPKQRRTGLFSATMTDALSELVRVGLRNPVRIVVKVENKKRKAGEAVMAERRTPATPLSQLSKTKVYTLHGHLTPTKRASTLAAFAAHPSTSDSPSLLLATDVAARGLDLPDVDVVIQYDPPTDPKQYSHRAGRTARAGRKGRAWALLCEGREQEYVGQWPSFFIDAQLVGIEICLLDFLAVRQIPLKEHLYIHASDESTSQVGAERPLDSDAPILFQSIRNIVRKDRDIYDKSMKAFVSFVRAYSKHEASYIFRIKDLDLVGVAKAFGLVRLPKMPELTSREGWTDLDIDWDTIPYLDKTREAQRQVALQTASETAEARQREREATREQRMSQKKKNSAWSNQIARSEARELRKEKKGRKREWLKRQQILVAETETQDKVSDDSGDDDGEQDWEELKAEERASKKMKKSTKEQTETMASYDDL; from the exons ATGTCATCTCTTGCGCAAGCACCATCGTTTGCAGGGTCATGGTCCAAGTTAAATCCCCAATTGACACCATGGAT TCAAGATGTTATTTCGTCCCAAGGATTCTCACAAATGACACCCGTACAAGCCAGTGCTATACCCTTGTTTATGAAGCACAAGGATGTAGTAGTCGAGGTCTGTACCATCAAAGACCCCTTATCTTGGCTAAAACCCGCAAAGGCTGTTACAGGATCGGGCAAAACACTGGCGTTTGTTGTCCCAATTATCGAAAAATTGATTCGCAGGGGGACACCACTACGCAAGAACGAAGTCGGAGCTTTGGTTATTTCACCCACACG TGAACTTGCCGCCCAAATCCACTCCATTTTTCAGCTCTTTCTGGAAGCTCAACCACCACCTCCTCAGCCAGAGAATGTACATCCTGACGACCCAGCCCTCGCGCCTACCTACCCTCCCTCACTACTGCTTGTCTCTGGAACTGATTCCACACCGGCCCAAGATACTCAACGATTTTCAGACACATCGGCCGACATTGTGATAGGGACCCCAGGGCGTATAGAGGAATTTTTACTTGGAAGAGGGTCGAACCGAGTGAGCGTCAAGGAGCTCGAGGTGCTGGTATTGGATGAAGCTGATAG ACTCCTTGATCTCGGCTTTCTTGGATCGATTACCAAAATACTTCGACACCTTCCCAAGCAGCGGAGAACTGGGCTCTTTAGTGCGACAATGACCGACGCTCTATCTGAGCTAGTACGGGTAGGCTTGCGTAATCCCGTCAGGATTGTAgtaaaggtagaaaataagAAACGCAAAGCAGGAGAGGCCGTGATGGCAGAAAGACGTACCCCTGCTAC CCCGCTGTCCCAGCTATCCAAGACTAAAGTTTACACGCTACACGGACATCTCACCCCAACTAAACGAGCATCTACCCTGGCTGCTTTTGCCGCACACCCATCTACATCCGATTCTCCCTCACTCTTGCTTGCGACAGACGTGGCCGCACGTGGTCTAGATCTACCAGACGTTGACGTCGTGATACAATACGACCCCCCTACGGACCCGAAACAATATAGCCACCGAGCTGGTAGAACAGCTAGGGCTGGGCGCAAGGGTCGCGCTTGGGCACTACTATGCGAAGGCCGGGAACAGGAATATGTAGGTCAGTGGCCGAGCTTCTTCATTGATGCACAGCTCGTGGGTATTGAGATCTGCTTGCTAGATTTCCTTGCCGTGCGACAAATTCCCCTGAAAGAACATCTGTACATCCATGCCAGCGACGAGTCAACGTCTCAAGTTGGAGCAGAACGACCTCTGGACAGTGATGCGCCTATTCTTTTCCAATCAATTCGGAACATCGTCCGGAAGGATCGAGACATATATGACAAG AGTATGAAGGCCTTTGTGTCATTTGTCCGGGCATACTCTAAGCACGAGGCATCGTACATCTTTCGAATTAAAGATCTAGATCTCGTGGGCGTCGCAAAAGCGTTTGGTCTAGTTCGACTACCAAAGATGCCGGAACTCACTTCTCGAGAAGGCTGGACCGACCTGGATATCGAT TGGGATACAATTCCATATCTAGACAAGACGCGAGAAGCTCAGCGTCAGGTCGCTCTTCAGACCGCGTCTGAAACCGCCGAGGCGCGGCAGCGAGAACGCGAGGCAACACGGGAACAGCGGATGTCGcaaaagaagaagaacagTGCATGGAGCAACCAAATCGCCCGATCTGAGGCCCGTGAGTTACGAAAGGAGAAGAAGGGAAGAAAACGAGAGTGGTTGAAGAGGCAGCAGATCTTGGTGGCTGAGACTGAAACGCAAGACAAAGTGTCCGATGATTCCGGAGATGATGATGGCGAGCAGGATTGGGAAGAACTCAAAGCGGAGGAAAGAGCTTCCAAAAAGATGAAGAAGTCCACTAAGGAGCAAACCGAGACGATGGCTTCGTATGATGACTTGTAA
- a CDS encoding exocyst complex component EXO84: MKSLRTRRSTPSTVPQSRPPKQKLSKSNKDARKSRVDDKMKRRMSARYADISDPRDAEVPDMPDLRDLRRIAQSSVGGPAHISNNNNNNNGRHYHSTFDDEDDEDGGLAGIGSSTGVARREEPRVDVLDVRDLEQEEFDPDAYLRSKLASSTEAELRAFQTALQTTKDATALDLQKNVFKNYSDFVVISKEISTLENDMLELKASLQEWKNMPTLLALDPSTSNTTGESANVTDARRRTARSSIADLRTLYISQLQTLHTTIEGSATFVPTIPGRHIIAEASDLQQLNAATYRPEHGAHIVLLDDTLLVARRRRGRLVADRAWQLSEISLVDVRDTSELQNVFKIKRGQDTFVYRTERLSDKRALLSQFRKAAEELAARKRKEREGEHEKRRSLWVAGDRKSLVFDALPALPAWMAEMAAGSGGAAAKAEQDERWINGFIDELTVAVALRDWDSAVNLVVKGQGRTAMMPGLSSKLTPLAEQLTADLLGALADPAQRRSSTIKLVAYIVRLGPDALVRARDMFLNARASLMRRRVRAIRFEGDVRAYIKELALIVFTSVKHTADWYLASFKDFEMASGMIRWAKEQVEDFAKLFCIQVYGSETNEYDPTHSEEDTTVAQECIQIAKNQNRRLLRDIGMDFSFVLLDLISLPAPPSETKPQIQTQLVPEISLPSTPTESLASRPPRPPRSPAPPPPRSRDREREGSTGRRVGEERHRVQVDLTSHDAEEYNWPYVFEVWKNVSSSESERIHVKEVWSTPMFWNNNQPAGSFIRFRVWDANDSVRQSSFIQVQPNTTTSTSTISMVSTRLGASINAKATLTSYSTNFRIATILTSGTKTAFPTAMVSSTSANAYTGAIAGGVVGGVLLLAIITAALIFFLRRRQSRPHVYKEKMGLFNQPAVITPFIYEGPPQTRTQPQRYDEPSRPCQDAEGSPPCYSPPPSNLYPSTYTTPSSTKKGAYTPVSTVPH, encoded by the exons ATGAAGTCCCTCCGCACACGCCGCTCAACACCCTCCACGGTCCCCCAATCCCGCCCCCCGAAACAAAAACTCTCGAAATCCAACAAGGATGCACGCAAGTCCCGAGTCGACGACAAGATGAAGCGCCGCATGTCGGCGCGGTACGCAGACATATCCGACCCGCGCGACGCCGAGGTCCCAGACATGCCGGACCTGCGTGACCTGAGGCGGATTGCGCAGAGCTCCGTCGGAGGTCCGGCCCATATCAGTAATAATAATAACAATAATAACGGGCGTCACTACCATAGTACGTTTGACGACGAGGACGACGAGGACGGTGGTTTGGCTGGGATCGGATCGAGTACGGGCGTGGCGAGGAGGGAAGAGCCGAGGGTGGACGTGTTGGATGTGAGGGACTTGGAGCAGGAAGAGTTTGATCCTGATGCGT ATTTGAGGAGTAAATTGGCGTCGAGTACCGAGGCCGAGTTGAGAGCCTTTCAGACGGCGTTGCAGACGACCAAGGATGCGACCGCGTTGGATTTACAAAAGAATGTGTTTAAAAA TTATTCAGATTTCGTGGTTATTTCCAAGGAGATTAGTACTCTTGAAAACGACATGCTCGAACTCAAGGCTTCTCTCCAAGAATGGAAGAATATGCCCACTCTCCTTGCGCTCGATCCTTCGACAAGCAATACCACGGGCGAATCGGCCAATGTGACGGATGCAAGACGGCGGACTGCGCGGTCATCTATCGCCGACTTGCGCACGCTATACATTTCCCAACTCCAAACGCTCCATACGACCATCGAGGGCTCCGCCACGTTTGTGCCCACGATCCCAGGACGACACATTATTGCCGAAGCCTCGGACTTGCAACAGCTCAACGCGGCGACCTATCGTCCCGAACACGGCGCACACATTGTGCTCCTCGACGACACGCTCCTCGTCGCGCGCCGAAGACGCGGAAGATTAGTTGCGGACCGTGCCTGGCAGCTGAGCGAAATCAGTCTCGTCGATGTGCGCGACACGTCCGAGCTCCAGAATGTGTTCAAGATCAAACGAGGGCAGGATACGTTTGTGTACCGGACCGAACGGCTGTCGGATAAGCGCGCGTTGCTTTCGCAGTTTAGAAAAGCGGCGGAGGAGTTGGCGGCTAGGAAGCGCAAGGAGCGTGAGGGGGAGCATGAGAAAAGGCGGAGTTTGTGGGTTGCAGGGGAT CGCAAGTCTCTGGTGTTCGATGCGTTGCCTGCGTTGCCTGCTTGGATGGCCGAGATGGCTGCTGGTTCGGGGGGTGCGGCTGCCAAAGCTGAACAGGACGAGAGGTGGATCAATGGGTTTATTGACGAGCTTACGGTTGCGGTTGCGTTGAGAGATTGGGATTCGGCAGTAAACTTGGTGGTCAAGG GCCAGGGCAGGACAGCCATGATGCCCGGATTGTCGTCCAAACTTACCCCACTTGCGGAACAACTCACGGCTGACCTTCTTGGGGCTCTAGCGGATCCAGCTCAGCGTCGATCTTCCACCATCAAACTCGTCGCATACATTGTTCGGCTAGGACCTGACGCACTTGTTCGCGCTAGGGATATGTTCCTCAATGCACGCGCATCATTGATGCGTAGACGCGTGCGGGCAATCCGCTTTGAGGGTGACGTTCGAGCATACATCAAGGAATTGGCTTTGATTGTGTTTACGAGCGTCAAGCACACGGCCGATTGGTACCTGGCTTCATTCAAGGACTTTGAAATGGCATCAG GGATGATTCGCTGGGCAAAGGAACAGGTTGAAGACTTTGCCAAACTGTTTTGTATCCAAGTTTATGGTTCCGAGACAAACGAGTATGACCCGACCCATAGTGAAGAAGATACTACGGTTGCACAAGAGTGCATCCAAATAGCTAAAAACCAGAATCGACGT TTGCTTCGCGATATCGGCATGGACTTTAGCTTTGTGTTACTTGACTTGATATCACTACCAGCACCGCCCTCCGAAACCAAGCCGCAGATACAGACACAGCTCGTTCCCGAGATTTCTCTGCCGAGTACGCCGACCGAAAGTCTTGCGAGTCGACCTCCACGACCACCTCGTAGCCCAGCCCCTCCTCCGCCACGGTCACGAGACAGAGAACGGGAAGGTTCGACGGGAAGGAG GGTTGGTGAAGAGAGACACCGTGTTCAGGTAGACTTGACGAGTCACGATGCTGAAGAATACAAT TGGCCATACGTGTTTGAAGTATGGAAGAATGTTAGTAGTAGTGAGAGCGAAAGGATACACGTAAAGGAAGTGTGGTCTACTCCGATGTTCTG GAATAATAACCAGCCTGCCGGAAGTTTTATCCGCTTTCGAGTCTGGGATGCGAATGATTCTGTTCGCCAATCGAGCTTTATTCAAGTGCAA CCGAataccaccacctccacgtCGACCATAAGCATGGTGTCTACAAGA TTAGGAGCCTCAATAAATGCAAAGGCCACCTTGACCTCGTATTCCACAAACTTTCGCATCGCTACAATC TTGACTTCAGGAACCAAAACTGCATTCCCAAC TGCAATGGTTAGTTCTACCTCTGCGAATGCCTATACGGGTGCCATTGCGGGTGGA GTTGTGGGCGGGGTCTTGCTACTTGCAATTATTACTGCTGCCCTGATATTTTTCCTTCGTCGGCGCCAATCTAGGCCGCACGTATACAAAGAAAAGATGGGTTTGTTCAACCAACCGGCGGTTATTACTCCATTCATATACGAAGGTCCACCTCAAACTCGCACCCAACCACAGCGATACGACGAACCGTCCAGACCCTGTCAAGATGCTGAAGGCTCCCCACCCTGTTATTCCCCTCCCCCGTCGAATTTATACCCATCAACCTATACCACACCTTCCTCAACAAAAAAGGGGGCTTACACGCCAGTTAGTACCGTTCCCCACTAG
- a CDS encoding Tyrosine-protein kinase Tec → MPIFGCFALSALCGPTNAQLDISHAHVSGAFKAPRKARTPDEEFFVTFGWPAGLPFEVHQHQIEHIRSCAVELYDVTLRELGGAVDWRYINKIRRFAEDWAQLNRMQAYLRERDIKGEVTEQHTHLYGFGKDFQELIDLGAWNARYERARALDLAALEVTLGIICKTPEDLDVLKREDKLLVQWFMQHLQRKIATTPGHLTEPYLSAMLGIHRRTRYLPPLSDLAHEISKRDTFPFMRGGQSDIWRGTWLGLPVALKLVRTITRRSGATVRGISLDPESKDDQDDNDTVCPGGDAVRAFKREAEIWRQLMHDNVHPFLGVWVNMDDVYLVSPFMERGDAAEWVRTRNDVDRLKLLLEIARGIEYLHLRSPAVIHGDLRLVLEGLTLTPVSQQLGVAGATRWMARELLLPTPLPALPDSDSSSRVEEAESDATVTRETDIWSWGMTALEAMTAQPPYSHRRRDTQVMLDIIGGVLPTRPRTGFLSEPKGDALWALMERCWKADPRERPSSSEIVAEMWKLQGRG, encoded by the exons ATGCCTATCTTCGGGTGCTTTGCGCTCAGTGCGCTATGCGGACCGACGAATGCGCAACTCGATATCAGCCATGCGCACGTATCCGGTGCGTTTAAAGCACCAAGAAAAGCACGCACGCCGGACGAGGAGTTCTTCGTGACGTTCGGGTGGCCCGCTGGCCTACCATTTGAAGTCCACCAG CACCAAATCGAGCACATAAGATCGTGTGCAGTCGAGTTGTACGACGTTACGCTGCGGGAATTGGGAGGTGCTGTAGACTGGAG GTACATTAATAAAATCCGCAGGTTCGCCGAGGACTGGGCCCAGCTGAATCGCATGCAGGCTTATCTGAGAGAACGGGATATAAAAGGAGAGGTCACTGAGCAACATACGCATCTCTATGGTTTCGGCAAGGATTTTCAG GAACTGATTGATTTGGGTGCGTGGAACGCAAGGTACGAACGTGCGAGGGCCTTAGATCTCGCTGCGCTCGAGGTGACGCTGGGTATCATTTGCAAGACGCCGGAGGATTTGGATGTGCTGAAAAGGGAGGATAAACTGCTTGTTCAATGGTTTATGCAGCATTTACAAAGG AAAATTGCCACTACCCCGGGGCACCTCACCGAGCCTTACCTCTCTGCCATGCTGGGTATCCACAGACGGACCCGATACCTCCCACCTCTCAGCGACCTAGCGCACGAAATTTCCAAGCGAGATACGTTCCCATTCATGCGAGGTGGCCAGAGCGATATCTGGCGTGGAACATGGCTCGGTCTTCCGGTCGCTTTAAAGCTAGTACGAACTATTACGCGAAGAAGCGGAGCAACCGTGCGAGGAATCAGCCTCGACCCGGAATCCAAAGATGACCAAGACGACAATGACACTGTATGCCCAGGAGGAGACGCTGTACGTGCATTCAAGCGGGAAGCTGAAATCTGGCGGCAGCTGATGCACGACAACGTGCATCCGTTCCTTGGCGTATGGGTCAACATGGATGACGTGTACCTTGTTAGTCCGTTTATGGAACGTGGGGATGCCGCAGAGTGGGTCCGGACCAGGAACGACGTCGATCGTCTAAAGCTT CTATTGGAGATTGCGCGGGGGATAGAGTATTTGCATTTACGTTCGCCGGCGGTGATCCATGGTGATCTGCGGTTG GTGCTCGAGGGGCTGACGCTCACGCCTGTAAGTCAGCAATTGGGGGTAGCAGGGGCAACACGCTGGATGGCGCGTGAACTATTATTACCCACACCGCTCCCTGCCTTGCCCGATTCAGACTCGAGCTCGCGAGTCGAGGAGGCAGAGTCGGACGCAACGGTGACGCGCGAGACGGATATTTGGTCATGGGGAATGACGGCGCTCGAGGCCATGACGGCGCAACCGCCGTATTCGCACCGACGGCGAGACACGCAAGTGATGCTGGATATCATTGGTGGAGTACTGCCGACTCGACCCCGGACCGGGTTCTTGTCCGAGCCAAAAGGGGATGCGCTCTGGGCACTGATGGAAcggtgttggaaggcggacCCTCGAGAACGACCGAGTTCGTCAGAGATTGTGGCCGAGATGTGGAAGCTGCAAGGCCGGGGATAG
- a CDS encoding endo-beta-1,4-xylanase: MILSNRNLLLGALATVAIQSVQAVAVWGQCGGKGWTGGTTCDAGSYCQAQGEYYSQCVPGTASGTTTSGAATPTSTALRGLHALAKSKGRYFGTATDQLWNINDAAYLSLTGNPSEFGMNTPGNQLKWDATERSRGSFTYTYADYEVSWAKNHSQAIRGHTLVWHSQLPSWVSNGGFNSATLTSIMQNHISNVMGRYKGQMYAWDVVNEMFNDDGTWRSSVFYNTIGPSFVAVALRAARATDAKAKLYLNEYNTDWVGAKSNAMYNLAKDLVGQGVPLDGIGFQAHLVVNSFERSFQTNYQRFADLKLDVAITELDIRMTLPATSALLTAQAENYKYVMNSCLAVSRCVGVTTWDTSDDHSWVPSTFPGTGDALLFDSNKKPKPAYYAVADALAAATVQGTWA, from the exons ATGATTCTCTCCAATCGGAACCTTTTGTTGGGTGCTCTGGCCACTGTGGCCATCCAATCTGTTCAAGCCGTTGCTGTATGGGGACAGTGTGGT GGAAAGGGCTGGACCGGAGGCACGACTTGCGACGCCGGGAGCTATTGCCAGGCCCAGGGCGAAT ATTACTCGCAAT GCGTCCCTGGTACTGCCTCGGGCACTACCACATCTGGTGCCGCAACCCCTACATCAACTGCGCTCCGAGGCTTGCACGCACTTGCCAAATCTAAAGGCAGGTACTTTGGTACAGCTACTGACCAGCTCTGGAACATCAATGACGCGGCGTACCTTTCTCTTACTGGAAA CCCGAGTGAATTCGGAATGAACACTCCAGGAAACCAATTGAAATGGGATGCGACCGAGAGGAGTCGAGGCTCCTTCACTTATACCTATGCAGACTACGAAGTCTCGTGGGCTAAGAATCATAGCCAGGCTATCAGAGGCCACACACTTG TCTGGCACAGCCAACTCCCATCGTGGGTCTCCAACGGGGGATTCAACAGTGCGACCCTGACCTCGATTATGCAGAACCATATCTCGAATGTTATGGGACG GTACAAGGGCCAGATGTATGCTTG GGATGTCGTCAATGAAATGTTCAATGACGACGGAACATGGCGGTCCAGCGTGTTCTATAACACGATCGGGCCCTCGTTTGTTGCCGTCGCTCTTCGCGCCGCCCGCGCTACTGATGCGAAAGCAAAACTGTATTTG AACGAATACAATACCGATTGGGTAGGGGCCAAGTCTAACGCGATGTATAACCTCGCCAAGGACCTGGTCGGACAGGGCGTCCCCCTCGATGGCATAGGATTCC AGGCCCACCTGGTGGTCAATTCCTTCGAGCGCTCGTTCCAAACCAACTACCAACGCTTCGCAGACCTTAAGCTCGACGTTGCAATCACCGAACTCGATATCCGTATGACCCTCCCGGCGACTAGTGCACTGCTTACAGCCCAGGCCGAAAACTACAAATATGTCATGAACTCGTGTTTGGCCGTTTCTCGTTGCGTTGGGGTAACCACTTGGGATACGAGTGATGAT CATTCGTGGGTCCCTAGTACATTCCCTGGTACAGGTGACGCTCTACTTTTCGACAGCAACAAGAAACCCAAGCCGGCATATTACGCAGTCGCTGATGCGCTGGCTGCTGCGACCGTTCAGGGTACCTGGGCTTAA